In Tamandua tetradactyla isolate mTamTet1 chromosome 21, mTamTet1.pri, whole genome shotgun sequence, the genomic window ACTTTGATAAAATCAGGAGTAGAATACTTTCTTTATAAGGATAATATGTGGATAAAATGGGGCAAGgggtatgttttagtttcctggctgctgaagcaaatacaatgcaatgggttggcttaaatgaggggaatttatttgctcaaggttttgagtctaggagaagcccaaaatcaaggtgtcatcaaggtgatgcttacttccagaaaactgtggcattttggggctggtGGCCATTGATCCTtgcttggtccttggcttttctatttgATGGCCATGCCCCTCATGGTGGTCTCTCCTTGCGTCTCCTTTCTTTACCAGGTCTTTCAACTTTTGGCTTCTGGCTATTCTCTCTGGTTTTTCCTCTCTGTTACTTCCCTATAAGGCCTGTAAGTAATAGGTTAAGACCCGTTCTGATTTAGCTGGTCTacaccttacctgaagtaacctcatcaaaatgtcctatttaagaTGGGTTCACATCTAtatgaatggattaagtttaagaacatgttttctagggtacatatctCCAAACTACCAAAGTGTATAAAACAGCTAGTCAGCAGAGGCAGCTCTCTGCCTGCAACTTCTTtccattctcattttaaaatttacatttgtcTATGATTATACTCTCCCAGCATCCATCTGCCATTCTCTGaaattttgcttatattttactatttttctttgttgactctactctttctttttccatagtTCCAGTGtatgttgtttgttttctgtccAGCACCTTGTGCTTACATTAAATGAGGTAAAACATGTCTTACagttagaacagtgcctggtccATGGGAAGCACTAAAGATTGCTATAtactattttcattataattattatttgatgagttttgtggagagccgccacccgggtcaggcctagtggacgcgctgcagcctgctctagagctCCCCCcacccatcgagtgagccaagatggcgcccacatcctgcttccgcgtatgacacacacgcccaccaacccgatctaccaatcaccctcttagacgcggcaacaacctattgggcttgaattatgtatataaggTATTACCCGGACGAGGCGGGGGGAacgacccacaaggagccgtgcctgacggccgcacagaggtcgctcccccgcgggatgtattcacccggtcggggaaagttatagataatgcaagcttagacccagtaaagatttgtgcttacaactgctgcgtattctggactcgttttctaccgccaggaccggtttgtctgcgtctctttctctctcccccttttcttgtcgtaccctccgccggccgggggcccgacgttgagcgaggagacacggacaagtggtggcccgtacggggaacctcccTTTGCATCCGCGAGCTGATGAGGACGTGCCTCCGGAGTCTGTGGTTGTCTTTCCGCGCCTGATCATCGCGGAGAGGTAAGTACTTTTTCTTTACGTGGAAACTAAGGGCCGCGGGTTTTCAGGCagccccggtgactcgggagagctccccgagtggttaAGAGACAGCGCCGACTGCAATCATGGGGCAGTCCGAAAGCTCACCCCTGTTAGCTCCGCTAATGACCCTCTTGAAACAGCGGGGCCTCTCAGTTAAGAAAAGTTCTCTCCTAAGGTTCCTTGATGATGTTACAGTTTTTGCCCCCTGGTTCGCCCAGACTGGGAGCCTTAGTTTGCCCTCCTGGATAAAGCTTGGCCACGACATAGACCgagcgcgccggacgggcctatgTCTGGACCCAATCCTAGTTCCCGTTTGGGAAACTGTTCGCgcttgtcttgaggcagaggcTGCCACGGGCCTCAGCCCGTCCCTCGTCCTGCAGCAGGCACGGGGCGCGCTTCGGGAAACTCaatcagtttcgtctgcggatgGCTCCTGTAAAGGGGAGCCGCCAATCCGTAAACGGCCAGAGTCCAGcgatagttcagacacctctgactctgaGTCGGATGATGATCAGAATGAGGGTGTAGACGAACCTCCGCTAATCGATTGGGAGAAGCCCCCTGCCTCACCCACGCAGCCCTCTGCCCCGCCAATGAGTACGCGGCGGTTTTCGGCGAGTGGTCACAGCGATCCCGCCAAAAAACCTCACCGAGGGCTCCccctggtggccgaatcaggctGCACTGGCCCGCCCTTGCACAGCCCAGAGTTCCCTGGAAGCTGGGTAGGGGAGGGGCAGCCACAGCTGTATCCCCCacctgcgtacgcaggccctcaggACTCCATCTCATTAAGCAGTGGTAaaaggcatttctggaaatggaccCCTTCATTTACCTTTAGACCTTTCGGAGTTCTAGGCGGATACCAGCCGCTTAAATCAGAACCAGACTCAGAAATGTAtccggttattatcaatccccaaggtggTAATCAGCATGAATCCTATGATTATAAAGTTCTGAGGGAATTGAGGCAAGCCGTCCATCAATATGgccccaatgctccttttacGTTAAATTTAGTTGAAAATCTTGCCACCCTAAACCACACGCCCGCAGATATATACCAGCTAGCCCGTGCTTGTTTGCCACCGGGTCGGTATATAGACTGGAAGGCCTGGTTTGAAGAGCTAGCTGAAGAGCAAGCCGCGAAAAACGCCGCGGTTAGACGTGGCGCCTGGAATGCGGACATGCTCCTAGGGAAAGGGCCCCACTCCcaaaatcaaacagggttccctatAGAAGTCTATGGGCAGATCTTCCGCTGCTTCATAGGCGCCTGGAAGAAATTAACGAGCCAGGGAGAAGCTCAAGCATCTCTCAGTAacatacaccagggccccactgaaccatttGTCGAGTTCGTAGCTAGGATGCAAAACACAGCAGAAAGGATTTTCACCGACCCAGGGATAGCAGAAACTGTagtcaaacaaatgatatttgaacaatgcaaCAAAGACTGCAAGGTAATCCTAGTGCAGAACAAGGGTAAAAGCCTAACCGATTGGGTTCGTTTATGCAGGGACGCTGGCAGCCCACTAACTAGTACAACTCTAGCTGCCATGCTGGCTAGCTCACTGCGAGTAAATGCAGAACAAGCTAAGAACGCAGGAGCGAGGCAGAAAGGATGTTTCCAATGTGGAAAACcaggacacattaaaagaaattgtcCTAATATGAGCCAGCTAACCCACACTCAACAGGTGGCCAAGCTCTGTGGCCGTTGCcgtaagggaccccatcgcgcggaggactgtagatcagccttcgatgCAAACGGCAAGCGCCTCTCTGGCTGCCCGGAGCAGGcgccaaaaaacgggcagagggggtccgccttTCCGGTGGACCCCCTTGCTGGCAATACAATGATGCAACACCAGTCCAAGTCCGTGCCTCCCATGagtcagcaggactggacctctgtgccacctccacaCTCATACTGACCCCATCTGAAGGAGTTCGGTTGGTAGAAACCTCCTTTAAAGGACCTCTGCCACCAGGCACTGTGGGGCTCCTGTTAGGAAGAGCATCCACAACCCTGAAAGGATTGGCAGTTGTGCCAGGTGTTATCAACCCTAACTCCACAAATACTGTCCAGATCATGGTTCAATCTATGCGAGGCACCCTGGTTATTGAAGAGGGTGATAAAATAGCACAACTTTTACTCCTTCCCAGCTTACACGCGCTCCTTCCGAGCAAAAACAGGAGGAAAacggaaaaggaacaaaaatctacCGAGGGGATTTTTGAAGGCCTTCATATGTCTTTAGAGCACCgacccatgctgactattaaAGTGCAAGGCAGGCCCCTtttgggcctgctagataccggggctgATAGGTCAATCATAAGACAGCAAGAATGGCCCTCTGCCTGGCCAACGTGCAGGGCAGAAGAAACCCTTAACGGCATAGGTCAAGTCTCGACACCCATGTTGAGCgcaactgcccttcattgggcTGATGATGAAGGACACCAAGGCAGTTTCCAACCATATGTATTACCCCTGCCCGTATCCTTATGGGGGAGAGACGTCCTTACCCAAATGGACGTCACCTTAACTAGTAACTGCTCCCCAACCTCAAAACATCTGTTGAAAGGGATGGGATACGTCCCTGGCAAGGGTTTAGGAGCCTCACTACAAGGGCGCACAGTGCCTGTACAAACTGTGTCCAACCCCGACAAACGAGgtctgggtttttcctaggggccactgaggggaatTTCCCACTCACGCCTATACGATTGCGGTGGAAAACCGAAACTCCagtttgggtgcctcagtggcccctaccaaaggaaaaactctcagcactACACCATCTCGTcacagagcaattagaaaaaggTCACattatcccttccacatcaccttggaacacccctgtGTTTGTTATAAAGAAGAAATCGGGCAAATGGAGATTGTTACAAGATTTGAGAGCCATCAACAACTGCATAGAGTCCTTAGGGcctgttcaaatggggttgcCCCTCCTTTCAGCCCTGCCAAAACACTGGCCCATTTTTATACTAGATCtcaaagactgtttcttttccattccccTTCACCCCGAAGACACTAAAAGGTTTGCCTTTACCGTGCCCTCTAttaaccaagaggagccctgtcTACGTTTCGAGTGGACAGTTTTACCTCAAGGCATGATTAATAGCCCCACTATGTGCCAGCTGTACGTTACCACAACGCTGGCTAGCACtcgacagcagttcccacaagtAAAAATTATCCATTATATGGACGACATTCTACTAGCCTATAAAGACATGGAACTTCTTAAAACAGCTCTCTCACACCTAGTCCTGACGCTTAAAAAGGCATGCCTAGAAGTAGCCCCGGAGAAGATTCAAATAGCAGAAGTCAGCACATTCCTGGGAGCAAAGATTATGCCTAGTCaagtctccccccaaaaaatgaccCTCAGACTAGATGGCATACGCACCCTCAATGATCTACAGAAACTTGTGGGAGACatcaattgggttcgtccgtaTCTAAAAATACCCAACGCGAGCCTGATGCCTCTATTCGATTTACTAAAAGGAAATCCAGACATAAATTCATCCCGGTGCCTCTCTCCGGAGGCGAGACAAGCACTCGGTCAGGTAGAACAAGCGCTCAGTAGCACTGCTTTAAcaagaatagacccccaaaaaCCTCTTGAAGCTTGTCTGCTGCCAACCATACTACAGCCCACAGCAGTGTTATGGCAACAAGGGCCATTACTTTGGATCCATCCTGGAATCTCCCcaaagaaaagtttagagcattaCCCTACGGCACTCGCAGATTTAGCATTGGAAGCAATCAAAAGGGCTGtgcagcattttggccaacaacctAAAGATCTCAGGGTACCTTACACCGCCCAACAACTTGAGGTGCTTACTgggtgcatagatcaatgggccattctTCGATGTACCTTCCAAGGAAATATTAACAACCAGttcccaaaagatcccctcttacaatttATCACCTGGCACCCGGTAATTTTTCCCAAAGTAACCTCGCCCAAGCCCCTGGTAGGCGCAATCACCGTGTATACGGATGGTTCAAGCACTGGTGCAGGAGCATACTGGGTAGAAGGGCGTACCCCAAAAACAGTACTCTTTCAGCCACAGAGGCCTCAATGGGTTGAATTACAAGTCGTCATCGCAATCCTAAAAGAGTTTGACGACCCCCTGAATATTATATCCGACTCCAATTATGTCGTGAATTCTGTGGCGGTCTTAGAAACGGTAGGCATGATAAAATATTCCTCCccagtaagaccattctttatcgAGCTTCAGGAAACTATACATGCCCGACAGTGTCCCTTTTACATAACCCACATTAGAGCTCATACAGGCTTGCCAGGCCCTATGGCACAGGGAAATAACATAGTAGATATGGCCACGCGACAGCCACACATTTTCCCAGCGCTGACACCCCATCAGCAAGCTCAAGAGTTTCACGCTAagtttcacatcaatgcaggCACTCTAGCCAAGCGATTCAACATACCGCGCGCAGCTGCtagagatatagtcagagcctgccAAAATTGCACAGAGTCAAGAGTGCTTCCTTCAATCGGAGTCAACCCTAGAGGCCTCATTCCGGGAGACatctggcaaatggatgtcactcacCATTCAGAGTATGGTAAGGCCAAATATCTACATGTGTCAATAGACACATGCTCTCAAGTTATGTTTGCCTCCGCTGAAACAGGAGAAAAGGTCCATCAAGTTATTGCTCACTGCCTTGCCGCCTGGGCGGCATGGGGCAagccaaaaatattgaaaacagataacggacctgcttataCCAGTAAAACCTTTCAAAAATTTTGTGAAACTATGGAAGTGCAGTTAAAGCATGGTATCCCTTACAATCCCCAAGGGCAAGGTATCATAGAGAGAGCACACAGATCTCTCAAAGaattgcttaaaaaacaaaaggaaggaataggccacggcctatCCCCAAAAGCCCAACTGTCAGTAGCCTTGTTTACAtataatttcttaaatgaaaactcacaaggaatgacacctgccctccAGCATACCACTCCAAACCCATCACATAGAGGTTTGGTCCGATGGaaagatgtcctgtcaggactgtggcaaggccctgacccggtgctcagctgggccagaggctctgtttgtgtctttccccaggaaccaggacgccagccggtgtggattccggagagactggtgagaaccgtgacaccgcccgggggcgccgagaAACTGCTGCCCGACAAGTCAGCAAGTTTTCGACCTGAACCATCAGGCCCGGTCTCCAGCCctactgatgatggcgacgaccgaaaagatgacaacaacagtgcaagtgaccctccgaccgagtagaagagaaactagctttaaccccacttttcccactacgagctTCCTTCTAACTTACCTTTGCCTTCTCAGTACAGTCGCAGCGAGAACGAGGAAACCTTCCTTTGGGGCCTCTGGCACCACCCCCCGACGCTGGCTCCATTTTCCGCTGGGTCTCCCGCCTCTCCTCAACTCTTCACTCGTGCTCCCTCCTTAAGCCTCCATTATCTGCCTTTAACTAACAACATTTCATGTATGTCCTTTAATGAGTCTTTCCCCCTTACCGACGACACGTTGATCCTCTCGTTTGCCAATCGcgctacgcgtcaccactatgttggctatgtcacttgcccctgatgcccctggcgacacccgcaccgtagccctgtcctcccccccactgcgtggcccgtcacggccactcaaggcgggacgctcgaaagtaaGGTCTGCCGCAAAGCCCATGACTGTATCCCGGGTATAAgtggcggcaccagaagtcataattttggtcgaaAGAGGGTCTCTAGGCAAAGtcgcggtcctggccagactagacttaagccattgcacagagacacctacgacactctcgactctggttgccgctctcctgcccccctcataacccggttgcgaggcgaagcactgcagggagggtcATGTGGTTTCCGGTTCACGGGccctccggtctctatatgaggaggcattctggttggtgcctagcaagcctagtccagactccccaaagcaccaaaacatgtagtgggccgttccggcccacgggagctcactcatcaatggagacaccgggtcaaaataagtaaaaaagggggagatgtggagagccgccacccgggtcaggcctagtggacgcgctgcagcctgctctagagctccccccgcccatcgagtgagccaagatggcgcccacatcctgcttccgcgtatgacacacacgcccaccaacccgatctaccaatcaccctcttagacgcggcaacaacctattgggcttgaattatgtatataaggTATTACCCGGACGAGGCGAGGGGAacgacccacaaggagccgtgcctgacggccgcacagaggtcgctcccccgcgggatatattcacccggtcggggaaagttatagataatgcaagcttagacccagtaaagatttgtgcttacaactgctgcgtattctggactcgttttctaccgccaggaccggtttgtctgcgtctctttctctctcccccttttcttgtcgtaccctccgccggccgggggcccgaCGTTGAGCGAGGAGACACAGACAGAGTTTCTTTGCTTCTCTCAAATCCAACCCTATTACCACTTGCCTCCACCTCCCATATAGAATGGTATTGCTTTCACAAAAGTGATTCTGCAAATGGACAAAAGGCTGAAATGAATCATGTTAAACTAGGAACGATATAAGCATGTTTCTAGTGAGCAGTTAAGTACCATTTGGGTTTTCATAATTTGGAAGAAATCTTTTCTTATTCTATCACATTTAAAGAGATGATAATgggatcatttattcatttgtgtgtTCACTAAACATTCATTAAACTCCTATCATATGTGGGGTATAGAGgaaattatttatattcataagtaCCTTTAAGAGATGGCTTAGGACCACTGTCTCCTCCCATAGACACACATACGCTTCCTTCTATATTCGTAATTTTACATGAAAGCAGAACATACTCCAGGCGGGGTGAAGGTATCAACTTAACCCTGGTGGGCCATGAACTTATCTAGAGTCTTGTCAGAACTGTCCTCTCAATGATTCAGGCAGGGCCCCCTTTCTGCTTGAaattttgctttagttttctgATACAGCACTCTTCAGAGGTCATCTTTGTTCTTATAAACAGCTCAGGTGAAATATACAATAACAAATGTCTCATCTTTAATATATTTGTTCAAATGAGGTCTGCAGATGTGATAGTGCATTTATgtttaacaaaaggaaaattttggaATTGAGAAGTACCTATTTGTTAGTATTTTAGGGAACTTGATATGATTTGTTTCTGCAAATAAACTGAGTTGAGGGTAAACGTGTATGAGATgtgagaaaacataaattttgagACTGGGATGGCTATGGCGTGTCATCAATGTTTGATGAAGAGCTCTGGATCTGGGTGATGTTAGTCCTATTCCTGGAAGCTTTTATAAActgagtgaaattcagacagacagagagaaagtcacaggaagaagCCGgaggtcaacagaacccagagaagccCGGAGAGACTCCTATGTGCATGGCCATCTAACAGATAAGCCACGATTCAAGCTCTGGCCCTAGCAACCAGCCCCAGGACACCGCAGTCTTCTGGGAAAAAGCACTGCTTTGATGTTGCCTTCATTTTGGATTTctatcctcaaaaccatgagccaataaatcccccccctttttttttattttttaaggaagctgttttattgaaatatattcacatactataatccatccaaaatatacactCAGTGGCTTTTAGCGTAATCACAGTGTTGTGCATTCATGACCACAAAAAACCTTAGAACGCTCGTTACTCCAAAAAGATAAACACAATACctcttagcagtcacctctcaatccctctatccttctccagccttacataatcaataatttaattttctctatagattttttatatttacatttatacaaATGCAATCATATTGGgggttagtcagggttctctagagaaacaaaaccaacagaaaagaagtataaacatgagatttataaaggtgtctcatgcaaccatggaaatggaagagtccagaaatccccatggcaggctgtgaagctggtggctctgatgaaggtttgggacaaactccacaggagaggctctctgacTAAAGAAGCAGTgcaagagtctctcttctcccttaaaaacctTTAACTGgttggattatttcattgtgggAAGCATGTCCTAGTGCAGTACAGATACAATCAGCCACAGAAATTCCCCttatttaaaccaacccattgcatgctaTTTGCTTCAgcacccaggaaactaaaacaagtttGATATAAGGATTATCCGAGATGATAAGCCATGGCAGACTTTAAGTGGTCCATTAATATCAGCTGTTATTACTACTGTTATTATAATCCAAAATAGGCAAAACATAGTGTCATCTTCATGTTAGAAAATCAAACTAATATCCTTATGATCTCATAAACTAAAATCACATATACCATACTCAGAAATGATTTGCTCTCCTAATTTAATAATGTAGATgaaaatttgagaacattctaGTATCCCTTTTATTTTGGAATTATATTGGTGATAGAAATACTTCATTTTTTCTggagtttttaaaatactgtactAAAGTGAACTTCTCAATGTAAGTTTTACAGGGCATTAAATATCTGATGCATTCCTTATTCTGAAGAATAGTTCTCTGTTTGACAACAGAACAATCTTCaaaaattcattgaaaataaCTTCTGGAGGGTGGACCTGTGGCCGCACAGTAGGCTGTTAAATGCTGAAGCAAGTGGAGACAAACTCCACTTCAATTAGAGCCTTTGGAAGAGCTGAATTGTATTTAAGAGTAATGCGATTAGACATGGGGTGGAAGGATTCCTCCAGTCAGGGAAAGAGTGTATAATACCTCTGCAAAAGACAAACCTGTAAAGTTTCAGAGTATGGTATATAGTGACCAAGCTAGACTTTTAAAGAAACAGTTCTAACAAAATTTCTGCTGTTCTGTATACCTGGAAAgttaattgttttatttcacaaCTTGGCAAAATTCTATTTACTATTAGAAGAATTAAGAAGTACAAAAGCCGGTAAAAGGGAAAGAACAGAAAGCCCAGCTTTTCTATTCTATCAATCACAAAATAAAACCTGGGATTTGTGGTTGATGGTGAGTCTGACACCCTGAAAAAACAGATTCTGGTACGAGTCAGTGATAGAATTTGTGGTTTATGTCCTTCTTGGACTCATGGAAATGTTTCCACACAATTTTATTAGAAAGTGCCCTTTCCtaaaaagcaaattaattaaAGAAGGACCAGACAAATAAACTGCCATTGCTGAAACTGGAAAATACTGACTGCAGTGAATGGCGTTTCTTAAGTGAAGTTCTGGGAGCAATCCTGAGAACTAATGAGTTACTTAGACTCTTCCACTCTGAAGACATGAACTTTAGTTAGTGTCTGGGGCTGTTGTGAAAGGACCTATAGTTATagcttcctccctttctttgaaTCTTACAACAAGAACTATTGGTTGGTATTTCTGACACTCTGAGTTTATCTCCTTCAATTATCACAACTACCATTGACATCAAGCAATTTAGAGGAGAAACAAATTTAACCTTCAGTAATTTCAAGGTgcttttaaaactaaataatgTAGATCTAGATATCACAATGATTGACAAGGTACTATCAGCATCACCATGGGAACCAGAAGTGCTTTACATTGTCCTAAAAGGATCCGACACATTTTCAAAAGACAACTTGCACCCCCAACAGCACCGTGCTGATACCACCTGCTGTTTGTTAAGaggttgtcttttttaaaaaaaattctttagtgTTTGTTATCTCTATATCAGTCCTTGATCTTCATATTTTGAGATTTGCTTCACTAGTGAGAGGAAGTTCCCCTTCTATTGTTCAATAGTTTCGTTGTTTATCTCAGCCTTAAAAACTGACAGCTGAGGTGAATTCCTAGTCCATTTGGTTTCTTGTATCACTCCAGTTCACCACCACCTGAATACTCACAGCCTTgctaaaattttgcattttgcaTTACATGAATGTTTGTATTTCAAAACCTGACTTGTCTTTCTAATCATTAATGCATGTCAGATTAGAAGTAACCTAAACCAAAAATAATTGTTAGAAATAATTATGGTATTATCAATGTGTTGCGTATTTACTTGTTGGGAAAGTGATACACCAAAACCTTGCCTAGCACATAATTTAATAGCCTACACTCGGTGCCATAAATCTGTACAATTTTTGGATGCATGTTCAGGTATAGGCCTGATTTTGAATAAGACTCGTGCAGAATTAAAATCTCCCTATTCAGTGACAAATTCAAATGCATAGAAAGAGAATCCAGGAACGTTCTGAATAAAACTGTTGTGCCAGGCAGCACTAAGGAAGGCATTATTCCCACGCCCTAAAAGCCACAGACTTTTGGATGACCCTCAGGCCTGCACTTCTCTGCCTTCACCTCTTTCTATCTCCCTTGCTCCAGTGCTGCTGTCCTCCTGCACTCCAGGTGAACTCCTGCCTGAGCCATTTCACCCTGTCACTTTGGCTTACTCTCCACTTCTTTCAAGTCTTTACCAAACCGCCTCTTTCTCAGACATAACTACCTAACCTGTTCATTTGATATGCAGCCCCCTGCTTAATTTTCTCCCATAGTCCTTATGAAATTCTAATATACAATATAATTTGcttgcttattttgtttatttttgactACCCCTACCAGAATACAAATTTCAGGAAGCAGTAGGATCTTCGTCTTCTCTGTTTATTCCTAAACCCACAGACCCTAGAACAATTCTTAGCCAATAATAAAACACtctatgaatatttgttgaatgaataaatataatatttctaaAGTAAGCTA contains:
- the LOC143665181 gene encoding endogenous retrovirus group K member 113 Gag polyprotein-like; translation: MGQSESSPLLAPLMTLLKQRGLSVKKSSLLRFLDDVTVFAPWFAQTGSLSLPSWIKLGHDIDRARRTGLCLDPILVPVWETVRACLEAEAATGLSPSLVLQQARGALRETQSVSSADGSCKGEPPIRKRPESSDSSDTSDSESDDDQNEGVDEPPLIDWEKPPASPTQPSAPPMSTRRFSASGHSDPAKKPHRGLPLVAESGCTGPPLHSPEFPGSWVGEGQPQLYPPPAYAGPQDSISLSSGKRHFWKWTPSFTFRPFGVLGGYQPLKSEPDSEMYPVIINPQGGNQHESYDYKVLRELRQAVHQYGPNAPFTLNLVENLATLNHTPADIYQLARACLPPGRYIDWKAWFEELAEEQAAKNAAVRRGAWNADMLLGKGPHSQNQTGFPIEVYGQIFRCFIGAWKKLTSQGEAQASLSNIHQGPTEPFVEFVARMQNTAERIFTDPGIAETVVKQMIFEQCNKDCKVILVQNKGKSLTDWVRLCRDAGSPLTSTTLAAMLASSLRVNAEQAKNAGARQKGCFQCGKPGHIKRNCPNMSQLTHTQQVAKLCGRCRKGPHRAEDCRSAFDANGKRLSGCPEQAPKNGQRGSAFPVDPLAGNTMMQHQSKSVPPMSQQDWTSVPPPHSY